The sequence aatacaccCCCTGTCCAAGAAGCCACGGGGGCGGGATTAGGTGGTACCGATTTTAACAGTCCATACCCTCAATATCCATGACTCcaacagcaaaaagaaaaatcaaaCTTAGTACTcagcatccatctcctcgtTGTCGAGAGAGTCGGCAGCAACCTCCTCGTAATCGCGCTCCAGGGCAGCGAGATCCTCACGGGCCTCGGAGAATTCACCTTCCTCCATACCCTCACCAACGTACCAGTGAACGAAAGCACGCTTGGAGTGCATGAGATCGAACTTGAGGGACAGGGATGACCAGGCCTCGGCGATGGCGGTGGTGTTGGACAGCATGCAGCTATAACAATGTTAGATCGGATACACTTTACACACAGcacagagggagaaaaaTCATTTGACGGGTAAACTTACACAGCACGGTTGACCTTGGCGAGATCGCCGTTGGGAACGTTCTCGGGAGCCTGGTAGCAGATACCCAGCTTGAAACCAGTGGGGCACCAGTCGACGAACTGGATGGTGCGCTTGGTCTTGAGGGTGGCGACGGCGTTGTGGGCGTCATTGGGGACGACATCACCACGGTACAGCAAGCAGGTGGCCATGTACTTGCCGTTGCGGGGGTCACACTTGACCATCTGGTTGTTGGGCTCGAAGCAAGACATGGTCATCTCCTGGACGGAGTTGGCCTCGTGggcggccttggcagcaGAGATGACAGGAGCGTAAGCGACCAGAGGGAAGTGAATACGAGGGTAGGGGACCAGGTTGGTCTGGAACTCGTTGAGATCAACGTTGAGGGAGCCATCGAAACGCAGGGAAGCGGTGATGGAAGAAACAACTGCATCAGCATACGTTAGCACACCTTCACTCCTTTACAAGTCTCTCAGAATCAATAAGATATCAGATCAACTTACCCTGAGCAATCAGGCGGTTGAGGTTCTCGTAGTTGGGGCGCTCGAGGCCGAGGTTGCGGCGGCAGATGTCGTAGATGGCCTCGTTGTCGACCATGAAGGAGCAGTCAGAGTGCTCGAGGGTGGTGTGGGTGGTCAGGATGGAGTTGTAGGGCTCAACGACGGAGGTGGCGGTCTGAGGAGCAGGGTAGACGCAGAACTcgagcttgctcttcttgccgtAGTCGACGGACAGACGCTCCATCAGGAGAGCTCCGAAACCAGAGCCGGTACCACCACCGAAGGAgtggaagacgaggaagcccTGAAGACCAACGCAGTTGTCGGCAACACGTCGGATCTTGTCGAGAACGCCCTCAATCAGCTCCTTGCCGACTGTGTAGTGACCACGGGCGTAGTTGTTGGAAGCATCCTCCTTGCCGGTGATCATCATCTCCGGGTGGAAAAGGTTGCGGTAGGTACCGGTTCGGACCTCGTCGACGACATTGGGCTCCAAGTCGCAGTAGATGGCACGGGGAACGTACTTGCCCTGGCCTGTTTGAAGCAGGTTAGAGGTGACATATTCCTGATGGCTGGTGAAAACACGGTATTCGTAAACATACCAGtctcggagaagaaggtgcTGAAACCCTGATCGGGGTCCTGAGCCTTGCGCTCCTCGGTGAGGTAACCATCGGGCTacaaagaaggagaagagacgtTATTAGTTtcgtgtttcttttttttttggggggggcgTGTGCGAGATTTGTAAACGGCTCAAAGGCCGCAGAACGGGGGATGGTTATGTACCTGGATACCGTGCTCGAGGCAGTAAAgctggagagatggaaaACGTTAGCCTGGATGCTCcagaaacaacaacaaatgaCGGGTGCCAATGGCAGATCAACTCACCTCCCAGCAGGAATTGGCAATCTGGCAACCAGCCTGGCCGACTATCCTCCAAAAGTTAGCATCCTCAACTCGTGGCATTGGGCGCCCACGATGCGGTGAAGCGACGCGTTTGTTTGGTGGGGAGGGGGCCTAAAGGGGCTTCCCCTCGGGTCGAGCTAGCACGCACCGTTGATGCTGATAACCTCACGCATGGTGAATGCTTTTTTCTGTGATATCTGGACGGTTGAGACGAAGTAGTAGGAATAGGGAATGAGTGCAAGATTGAGCCCGGggaatgaaaaagaaaaaggctttTATTACGGGGTTCCAGAGGGAAAAGGTGGTGAAAAGGACAGGAGGATGGAGAACCTGCAGCTGGTTCGTAGAAACGAGGTGGGGGGGGAAATTTGGACGGACAGGGGGGGCAGCACCAGGTAGAGCGCCGCCGAGGAGGGGACGTTTGTTGACTTTTTTCTGCTGGACGGGGGGCCCAGGCGTGGCTGGAAGAGGTAAGCGCGTCTGCGAGTTGAGCCCCCTGGTCGCCTCACCGCTCTGGGCGGGCAGCGGATTATTACAGCAGTATCTTGCCGAGATTGGACGCTGGCAGCTGGACTGAAGCTATTCTGCAGACGCCGTCGAAGGGAAGCAGCCTGCGCTGCGCGTTTTGCCAGCAGACACGTAGACGCAAAATGTAAACAGTGTAGTTGGCTGTCGCGAGTGTAAACAGTGCTACTGGGCGGCTAATCCGTCGCCAAGCTAGCACCAGACAGCTTAGGTGCCACAGCTTAGCAGGTGCCTGAAGCCAGACAGCTCTCTGTGCCTGTTGGCAAAAGGCACGGCTCAGCAGTGTGGTGCCCAAAAGGGGGTCTTGGAGGTACTGTGTACATTGATTGGATCCCATGCGTCGGTTGACAGGCAGGTGCTTGTGCAACACAGGTTCGGCCATCAGCATCTCTGGTGACGGAAAGCTACCTATTGCAATACCAAGACTGTTCCAACATCTTTATATAGGCCCTCAAATGCTCATACTAGTATCCATCTGCTCTGCATCTTCACGTCCACCACATCGTGCACGCGCTTCACTagtccagccagccagccaccacaacttgccatcatcgccgcctaACCAAAAGCCGGGTAGCGGGCGATCCAATCCAGGAGCTGGCTTGATCAAGTACCGTGTACATGCGCGGAGTTGGCCCCTCCCTCGCAGCTGTCCCGGGCAGGGCCCGCTGAGCACCGCTATCGCCTCATTACCAAGCAGAGCGGATAGAGAAAAAGAGCGAATGCGACTACGAAGTACTACCTACCACAGGCACGCTTCCCAAAGAATAAAGATCACTAGGAAGCAATAattccttttgttttttttttcctctaaAGGGGATTCAAACAAAAGCAGTACCAAGTGCAGATACGACACAGATGAGAGAAATGCAGCCATTTATTTCCCATAATCGCACCGCTTGTCTTGTCCAACATCCCATATCTCCATCCAatcctctccttttcttaAACACCACTGCTACTGCTTGGTCCAACCCACTCCCGTCTCAGAACGCTATTGATTAATGCCTGTAGCCATATTCAcagcacacacacaaagaAGGATGCCAATATGTGCCGACATGTCTGTTTCCTGATAAATAGCACCTCATCTCCCGGCATCTTCCCCGACCACCGGCTTCCCCCTAGCCTCTCTTCCCCCAAAAATCCCCCTTATACGCTCTTCTCCCAGTCCTCTGGATAAGTCGCTGAAGCCCCTCCCTTTAGACAAGGGCCCTCCCGAATCGATGGGTTCGCCCAGACTTGCCAGCACAGCTCTCCACTATAAATGTGGTCAAGCGCGTCTGCTGGCCTGGTCGCAAACCGTGACAGGGAAGCCCCATAATGTCATAACTAGCCTCCTAACGCCCCGGCGATCGCGGCGCTGCGTTATTGCGACTACATGCACGTTGTGCTCGAGACATGCTATTTCATACTCCATATCCGGTCAAACATGCTTATAGGATCACCAGTGTAGGATCTATGAGTAGTATCTGTAAAGGAAAAAGATTTCGAAGTACAGAAACCTTCCGCCCGGTAACATGTGCTACACGTAGGGGAAGGGAATTCCAGAAGCCCATTGGAACGATATTGGAGCCAGGATAAGCAGGTCGGCTAGGCCTCTTATGACCCCATACGTTTTGACAGAAAAAGGAGTAGATGCCATAATACAGTAAGGCATTACCCGTAATTGTGCATCAGCGTATGACTGAGTGCACAAAAGACTCGCCCAGTCCCGTGATGAGCTCATGCTGCTTGGCGAAAGCGATGAATTAATATCCATGGCTgcttaagtattaatttgGCAATGATGATCATCTCGAGCCAAATTTCCCATGGCACTAGCCCATTCGATCCGCGCCTACGGGACCTGGTGGACAGCTGGATGAGCAGAGTGGCAGAGTCGTGATAAGAAACCATTACCGATTGAATTGAGATTTGCCTTGCTATCAAATCGCCATGGATTTGACATTTTCTTCGCAAATACTACTATTTTCCTCGATGATACGAGTAACGTTTTGTTTTTATGCTTCCCTGAGCTCTCATTGGAAttggcttttttcttctcgagCTGGATATCCTTGTTTCCCCTATAACATGCTGTGTTGTATAGCTGTAGAAGGCTAGACTCCAATAAACCTCTTGATAAGGTGTGAATTTATTttgaaaatataaaaaaaagacacttCATATAGACTTTCATACAGGTTCATCTCTTCCCACTACAATCCGCGTCGTTTTATTCATCTTAGGGTACCTTGGCTTGCTTGGGTACATACTACATATACCCTGCACCCCTAGCACAAAGGACAGCCAACCAATAACAAGCGcgcgctgccgccaccatcCAGATGCCGTAACCACCAAACGTTGGGACGGCTTCGCGACCCATTGAATAGCGTCTTCATCTAAACTTGCCTACAAACTGATTGAGCTCTAAATCCATACGACAATCTCAAAAAATCTTCAAATTAAAAGCTTCAGTTAAATCTTTAATCATTCATCTCCTCTCAAAAAACAGCTACACCGCCACCAGCATTTCCTACAACACGCCAAACAATGCCAGCCCCCAagcctcatcatcgccgccatcctcACCAACCCTCCtccatcgtcttcctcctcctcccattcctctctctcctctcaccAGCCCTCGCCAACACTGAAAAAGCAATCTTCACGGCCCCTGAACCCATCACGCTATCCAACATCCCCCCAGCCCTAGACGGCCAGAATATTCCCGTCCTCGGCCCATCCACTCGCTGGTCTATACGCACCAACCTCACTCGcgtctttcccctcccccagGAAGAaatagaggaagaagaagagcaaggttATCCATCGTGGCTGCTCCTCGATAACCTCAAACCCGGCCAGCGCTATGAGCTTCGCGTTTGCTGGTCTGCACTTGTAAGTGTCTTTCATCATTCTCCCTTCGAAAAGTCATCATAAGCCCGTTCTGTTCTGTATATAAATGCCACTATTTTCTCTCCATGCCTTCACCATAAACAACTACCCCTCGAAGATCGTATCAATATACTCACAGACTACCCAAGCAACCAACCGCATTCACCCTAGACACCTACACCCTCTCCACCATCTTCTCAACGCCGTCCCTCCTCCAATCTCTCACGCAACACACTACCTCGACCCAGCAGCAaggtgatgaagaaggcCA comes from Trichoderma asperellum chromosome 3, complete sequence and encodes:
- a CDS encoding uncharacterized protein (EggNog:ENOG41~SECRETED:SignalP(1-34)), translated to MPAPKPHHRRHPHQPSSIVFLLLPFLSLLSPALANTEKAIFTAPEPITLSNIPPALDGQNIPVLGPSTRWSIRTNLTRVFPLPQEEIEEEEEQGYPSWLLLDNLKPGQRYELRVCWSALQPTAFTLDTYTLSTIFSTPSLLQSLTQHTTSTQQQGDEEGHQQKRSNRPLTAENGSSVLLLRVLATADYFSHHSSLMKDPPPVLVDLILDPYLYNVLPQSLVPKVCYIVVVSIVSWFVARWVSNSLVSVASSGDTDQAKKHN
- the TUB1_2 gene encoding alpha-tubulin is translated as MREVISINVGQAGCQIANSCWELYCLEHGIQPDGYLTEERKAQDPDQGFSTFFSETGQGKYVPRAIYCDLEPNVVDEVRTGTYRNLFHPEMMITGKEDASNNYARGHYTVGKELIEGVLDKIRRVADNCVGLQGFLVFHSFGGGTGSGFGALLMERLSVDYGKKSKLEFCVYPAPQTATSVVEPYNSILTTHTTLEHSDCSFMVDNEAIYDICRRNLGLERPNYENLNRLIAQVVSSITASLRFDGSLNVDLNEFQTNLVPYPRIHFPLVAYAPVISAAKAAHEANSVQEMTMSCFEPNNQMVKCDPRNGKYMATCLLYRGDVVPNDAHNAVATLKTKRTIQFVDWCPTGFKLGICYQAPENVPNGDLAKVNRAVCMLSNTTAIAEAWSSLSLKFDLMHSKRAFVHWYVGEGMEEGEFSEAREDLAALERDYEEVAADSLDNEEMDAEY